The Aminithiophilus ramosus genome contains a region encoding:
- the ppdK gene encoding pyruvate, phosphate dikinase, with translation MTESKYIYDFSEGNADMKGLLGGKGANLAQMSKIGLPVPPGFTLTTEACLAYWERGAGLLDDLWAGVEEAVARLEKAADKTFGRGENPLLLSVRSGAPVSMPGMMDTILNLGLNDETVEALAANSGEPRFAYDSYRRFIQMFSDVVLGVSSTHFENEIVDAKRALSVRQDYEIDAATWKKLIKRFKEIVKRETRSDFPVDPWVQLRQAIEAVFKSWNTPRAKTYRRINKISDALGTAVNVMTMVFGNLGEDCGTGVCFTRNPSTGEKGLYGEFLVNAQGEDVVAGIRTPQPIAELGSTMPTLYRELLAIASMLERHYRDMQDIEFTIERNRLFILQTRNGKRTARSAVLVAVDMVEEGLIDRTTAVRRVTPDQVEKLLHKQVDPSVPVDVLATGLPASPGAAVGAIVFDPDEAERRGDSGEAVILVRHETTPDDIHGLFAAQGVLTSHGGMTSHAAVVARGLGKPCVSGCEALEIDADRGTLSCGGRTFAKGDILTIDGSRGLVIAGNVPLMEPAMTDEFRKLLTWADAEAAVRVWANADTPADAARARDFGARGIGLCRTEHMFMAPDRLPVMKEMIIASTKEERVTALDKLQVMQEEDYRGIFRAMEGLPVTVRLLDPPLHEFLPKEAEIEGALKKLRDEGRQKAPETLALERTLAKAKALKESNPMLGFRGCRLGIIYPEIYEMQIRAIFLSCLHLAAEGVEVVPHIMMPLVGVQEEMKRLKAMTDRIAEELFSEAGRSVAYETGTMIEVPRAALIADELAEYAQFFSFGTNDLTQTTFGYSRDDAENKFLAQYVAMRVLPEPPFRSVDRNGVGRLMRIAFEDGRRVRPDLGIGICGEHGGDPDSIAFCHKLGLNYVSCSPYRVPVARISAAHAALGLIE, from the coding sequence ATGACCGAGAGCAAGTACATCTACGACTTTTCTGAAGGCAACGCCGACATGAAGGGCCTTCTTGGCGGCAAGGGGGCCAACCTGGCCCAGATGAGCAAGATCGGACTTCCCGTTCCCCCGGGTTTCACCCTCACGACCGAGGCCTGTCTCGCCTACTGGGAGAGAGGAGCCGGTCTCCTCGACGATCTCTGGGCGGGCGTCGAGGAGGCCGTGGCTCGTCTGGAGAAAGCCGCGGACAAGACTTTCGGGCGGGGAGAAAACCCTCTCCTCCTTTCCGTCCGCTCCGGCGCTCCCGTCTCCATGCCGGGCATGATGGACACCATCCTCAATCTGGGTCTCAACGACGAAACCGTCGAGGCTTTGGCCGCCAATTCGGGAGAGCCTCGTTTCGCCTACGACAGCTACCGCCGGTTCATTCAGATGTTCTCCGATGTCGTCCTCGGCGTCTCGTCGACTCACTTCGAAAACGAAATCGTCGACGCCAAACGGGCTCTCTCCGTCAGACAGGACTACGAAATCGACGCCGCCACCTGGAAAAAACTCATAAAGCGCTTCAAAGAGATCGTAAAAAGGGAGACCCGATCCGATTTTCCCGTCGATCCCTGGGTTCAGCTCCGCCAGGCCATAGAAGCCGTCTTCAAGAGCTGGAACACGCCCCGCGCCAAAACCTACCGCCGCATCAACAAGATTTCCGACGCCTTGGGGACGGCCGTCAACGTCATGACCATGGTCTTCGGCAATCTGGGAGAGGACTGCGGTACGGGCGTCTGTTTCACCCGCAATCCTTCGACGGGAGAAAAGGGCCTCTACGGCGAGTTCCTCGTCAACGCTCAGGGTGAGGATGTCGTCGCCGGGATCAGGACGCCCCAGCCCATCGCCGAGCTGGGTTCGACCATGCCCACTCTCTACAGGGAGCTCCTCGCCATCGCCTCCATGCTGGAGCGTCATTACAGGGACATGCAGGATATCGAATTCACCATCGAACGGAACAGGCTCTTCATCCTTCAGACCCGTAACGGGAAGAGGACGGCCCGTTCGGCCGTTCTCGTCGCCGTCGACATGGTCGAAGAGGGACTCATCGACAGGACGACGGCCGTCCGGCGCGTCACGCCCGACCAGGTCGAAAAACTTCTTCACAAACAGGTCGACCCTTCCGTCCCCGTCGATGTCCTGGCCACGGGCCTTCCGGCCTCTCCGGGAGCCGCCGTGGGCGCCATCGTCTTCGATCCCGACGAGGCCGAACGCCGTGGCGACTCGGGAGAGGCCGTCATCCTCGTCCGTCACGAGACCACACCCGACGACATCCATGGCCTCTTCGCCGCCCAGGGCGTTCTCACCAGCCACGGCGGCATGACGAGCCATGCCGCCGTCGTCGCCCGAGGTCTGGGCAAGCCCTGCGTCTCCGGATGCGAGGCACTGGAGATCGATGCCGACAGGGGAACGCTCTCCTGCGGCGGCCGCACCTTCGCCAAAGGCGATATCCTCACGATCGACGGCAGCAGAGGGCTCGTCATCGCAGGGAACGTGCCTCTCATGGAGCCGGCCATGACGGACGAATTCCGAAAACTCCTGACCTGGGCAGACGCGGAAGCTGCCGTCCGCGTCTGGGCCAACGCCGACACACCCGCCGATGCCGCTCGGGCCAGGGATTTCGGCGCCAGAGGCATCGGCCTCTGCCGCACGGAACACATGTTCATGGCTCCCGACAGGCTTCCCGTCATGAAAGAGATGATCATCGCCTCCACGAAGGAGGAGCGCGTCACCGCTCTGGATAAACTCCAGGTCATGCAGGAAGAGGACTACAGGGGTATTTTCCGGGCCATGGAGGGGCTTCCCGTAACGGTCCGCCTCCTCGACCCCCCCCTTCACGAATTCCTTCCCAAGGAGGCCGAGATCGAAGGGGCCCTGAAAAAACTCAGAGACGAGGGGCGACAGAAGGCACCCGAGACTCTTGCCCTGGAAAGGACGTTGGCCAAGGCCAAGGCCCTCAAGGAGAGCAACCCCATGCTCGGCTTCCGGGGCTGTCGGCTGGGCATCATCTACCCCGAAATCTACGAGATGCAGATACGCGCCATCTTCCTCAGCTGCCTCCACCTTGCCGCCGAAGGCGTCGAGGTCGTTCCTCACATCATGATGCCTCTCGTCGGCGTTCAGGAGGAGATGAAGCGGCTCAAGGCCATGACGGACAGGATCGCGGAGGAGCTTTTCTCCGAGGCGGGCCGCAGCGTCGCCTACGAGACGGGTACGATGATCGAAGTTCCCCGGGCTGCCCTCATCGCCGACGAGTTGGCCGAGTACGCCCAGTTCTTCAGCTTCGGCACGAACGACCTCACCCAGACGACCTTCGGCTACTCCCGTGACGATGCCGAAAACAAGTTCCTCGCTCAATACGTCGCGATGCGCGTCCTTCCCGAGCCTCCCTTCCGCTCCGTCGACCGCAACGGCGTGGGGCGGCTCATGAGGATCGCCTTCGAGGACGGCCGTCGCGTCCGCCCCGATCTGGGGATCGGCATCTGCGGCGAACACGGGGGGGATCCCGACTCCATCGCCTTCTGCCACAAGCTGGGCCTCAACTACGTCAGCTGTTCCCCCTACCGCGTCCCCGTCGCCCGCATCTCGGCTGCCCACGCGGCGTTGGGACTCATCGAGTAG
- a CDS encoding pyruvate, water dikinase regulatory protein, protein MALELFVVSDFTGETAEHVARAAASQFGAKKAELRRFRYVNNDERGREVLEEALRSQAVIICTLVDHALRRWFVEEAEKLNLPIVDILGPILKILENRLGCPPLETPGLLRRLDEEYFRRVKAVEFAIKCDDGRGAELYEEADLVILGVSRTSKTPLSMYLAHKGVMVANIPLVPEADPPKGLFDLPPERVIGLTINTEKLSSIRKERLRILGLDADLSNYAQPERLERELDFSVAIMRRVGCKIFDVTNRAIEEVAQEVLDYLRV, encoded by the coding sequence ATGGCCTTAGAACTTTTCGTCGTCTCCGATTTCACGGGCGAGACGGCAGAACACGTGGCTCGGGCGGCGGCCAGCCAGTTCGGCGCCAAGAAGGCGGAGCTTCGGCGCTTCCGTTACGTCAACAATGACGAACGGGGAAGAGAGGTCCTTGAGGAGGCCCTCCGCTCTCAGGCCGTCATCATCTGCACCCTCGTCGATCATGCCCTCCGTCGCTGGTTCGTGGAGGAGGCGGAGAAGCTCAACCTTCCGATCGTCGATATCCTCGGCCCCATCCTGAAAATCCTCGAAAACCGTTTGGGCTGCCCCCCTCTGGAAACGCCAGGTCTTCTCCGCCGTCTCGACGAAGAATATTTCCGTCGCGTCAAGGCCGTCGAATTCGCCATCAAATGCGACGACGGAAGGGGCGCCGAACTCTACGAAGAGGCCGACCTCGTCATCCTCGGCGTTTCCCGGACGAGCAAGACGCCCCTTTCCATGTACCTGGCCCATAAGGGGGTCATGGTCGCCAATATTCCCCTCGTGCCCGAGGCCGATCCCCCCAAGGGGCTCTTCGATCTGCCGCCGGAGCGGGTCATCGGCCTCACCATCAACACGGAAAAGCTTTCCTCCATCCGCAAGGAACGGCTCCGCATCCTCGGCCTCGACGCCGATCTCTCCAATTACGCTCAGCCCGAAAGACTGGAGAGGGAGCTCGACTTTTCCGTCGCCATCATGAGGCGTGTCGGCTGCAAGATCTTCGACGTGACCAACAGGGCCATCGAAGAGGTGGCCCAGGAGGTTCTCGACTACCTGCGGGTGTAG
- the glyS gene encoding glycine--tRNA ligase subunit beta translates to MNREDLILELGTEEIPAGFMQWVLGEIRAVAEKSFAVARLSYGSLQAQGTPRRIVLSVKGLSDRQEDLMEEYRGPAWKSAFDGTGAPTRAAIGFAKSRGVDVDDLILRQVDGVEYAFAQVKETGRPAESVLPGLLSDIVGAIVFPKNMYWDDPAFRFARPLRWILALWGDRVVPLSLGSLQSGRITRGHRFMGARRIEIAHTSQYLDSLYDNYVVVDVAKRREMMICRIAALEKEMGCKVDLDPDLVEENLFLVEYPVPFFGTFDKDYLDIPSEVLVTSMKVHQRYFPVRDGSGRLKNHFVGVSNNRATNMDVVRDGNERVLRARLADAAFFWKEDQKAPLASRVEELKSIVYQEQIGTVYEKVLRARDLALWLTDHLERRDDRPFVERAAWLAKADLVTHMVYEFPELQGVMGREYARKNGEPDRVAKALYELYLPRFAGDNLPTDPVGALVGLADRADTILACSKVGLDPTGSQDPYGLRRAARCINEILWGLDLDVDIEALMTEAARQMSAGPEVLEKVFDFLRNRLQIQLKEKGYGHDIVALALAASWNRPLQAQRFLLALVDIQGEAWFRQLITAAVRVRNILAKAETRPGTVDPSLFADDAEKALLDALEDLAPQARAARDESRWKDLTAVLAKMEPVLVLFFEKVLVNDENQAVRANRLAILARCQELFHMVGDLGMLK, encoded by the coding sequence ATGAACAGGGAAGATCTGATCCTGGAGCTGGGAACGGAAGAGATCCCGGCCGGTTTCATGCAGTGGGTTCTCGGCGAGATCCGCGCCGTCGCCGAAAAGAGCTTCGCCGTCGCCCGCCTCTCCTACGGCTCCCTGCAGGCACAGGGAACGCCTCGTCGCATCGTCCTTTCCGTCAAGGGCCTTTCCGATCGCCAGGAAGACCTCATGGAGGAATACAGGGGGCCTGCCTGGAAGTCGGCCTTCGACGGAACGGGCGCTCCGACTCGGGCGGCCATCGGTTTTGCCAAGAGCAGGGGAGTCGATGTCGACGACTTGATCCTCCGTCAGGTCGATGGCGTCGAATATGCCTTTGCCCAGGTCAAGGAGACGGGGCGTCCTGCGGAGAGCGTCCTGCCCGGCCTGCTGAGTGATATCGTCGGCGCCATCGTCTTTCCCAAAAACATGTACTGGGACGATCCCGCCTTCCGCTTCGCTCGCCCCCTCCGCTGGATCCTCGCTCTCTGGGGCGACCGCGTCGTCCCCCTCTCTTTGGGTTCCCTGCAGTCGGGGCGCATCACGAGGGGCCATCGCTTCATGGGGGCCAGGCGCATCGAGATCGCCCATACCAGCCAATATCTGGACAGCCTTTACGACAACTACGTCGTCGTCGATGTCGCCAAACGGCGGGAGATGATGATCTGCCGCATTGCGGCCCTCGAAAAGGAGATGGGCTGCAAGGTCGACCTGGACCCCGATCTCGTGGAAGAAAACCTCTTCCTCGTCGAATATCCCGTCCCCTTCTTCGGAACCTTCGACAAGGACTATCTCGATATCCCGTCAGAGGTTCTCGTCACCTCCATGAAGGTCCACCAGCGCTACTTTCCCGTCCGAGACGGCTCGGGCAGGCTCAAAAACCATTTCGTCGGCGTCAGCAACAATCGCGCCACCAACATGGATGTCGTTCGCGACGGCAACGAGCGCGTCCTCCGGGCTCGTCTGGCCGACGCCGCCTTCTTCTGGAAGGAGGACCAGAAGGCGCCCCTTGCCTCCAGGGTGGAAGAGCTGAAGTCCATCGTCTATCAGGAGCAGATCGGCACGGTCTACGAAAAAGTCCTTCGAGCCAGAGACCTGGCCCTCTGGCTCACCGACCACCTGGAGCGCCGGGACGATCGTCCTTTCGTCGAACGGGCCGCCTGGCTGGCCAAGGCCGACCTCGTCACGCACATGGTCTACGAGTTCCCCGAGCTTCAGGGCGTCATGGGGCGCGAATATGCCCGCAAAAACGGTGAGCCCGATCGCGTCGCCAAGGCCCTCTACGAGCTTTACCTGCCCCGTTTCGCCGGAGACAACCTCCCGACGGACCCCGTCGGTGCCCTCGTCGGACTTGCCGACAGGGCCGATACGATCTTGGCCTGCTCCAAAGTCGGCCTCGATCCCACGGGCTCTCAGGATCCCTACGGCCTTCGCCGTGCCGCCCGCTGCATCAACGAAATCCTCTGGGGGCTCGACCTCGACGTCGACATAGAGGCCCTCATGACCGAGGCCGCCCGCCAGATGAGTGCCGGGCCGGAGGTGTTGGAGAAAGTCTTCGACTTTCTCCGCAATCGTCTCCAGATCCAGCTCAAGGAAAAAGGGTACGGCCACGACATCGTCGCCCTCGCTCTGGCCGCCTCCTGGAACCGCCCCCTTCAGGCGCAGAGGTTCCTTCTCGCCCTCGTCGACATTCAGGGTGAGGCCTGGTTCCGTCAGCTCATCACGGCTGCCGTCCGGGTCCGCAACATCCTGGCCAAGGCGGAAACCCGTCCCGGAACCGTCGATCCCTCCCTTTTCGCCGATGACGCCGAGAAGGCCCTTCTCGATGCTCTCGAAGATCTGGCACCTCAGGCCCGAGCGGCCCGGGACGAGAGTCGATGGAAAGATCTCACGGCCGTGCTGGCAAAAATGGAGCCTGTCCTCGTCCTCTTTTTCGAAAAAGTCCTCGTCAACGACGAAAATCAGGCTGTTCGGGCCAACCGGCTTGCCATCCTTGCTCGCTGTCAGGAACTCTTCCATATGGTCGGCGATCTGGGCATGCTAAAATAA
- a CDS encoding glycine--tRNA ligase subunit alpha, producing the protein MNFQEIIMRLERFWAEQGCVIQQPYDIEVGAGTMNPATTLRVLGPEPWRVAYVEPSRRPADGRYGENPNRLQHYYQYQVIVQPAPEDIQELYIDSLKALGIDPAEHDIRFVEDDWESPTIGAWGLGWEVWLDGMEVTQFTYFQQVGGIDMDLVPAELTYGLERIAMFVQKVDSVYDLTWVGKVRYGDIHHRSEVEQSTYNFDLSDAAMLFRLFDLYEGEAKAVAATGNVLPAYDYVLKCSHTFNLLDARNAISVTERTGYISRVRALAALCAEGYVRQREALGYPLMDKFRR; encoded by the coding sequence GTGAACTTTCAGGAAATCATCATGCGATTGGAGCGGTTCTGGGCCGAACAGGGCTGTGTCATTCAACAGCCCTACGATATTGAAGTCGGCGCGGGGACCATGAATCCGGCGACGACGCTTCGCGTCCTCGGTCCCGAACCGTGGCGCGTCGCCTACGTCGAGCCGTCCCGCCGCCCCGCCGACGGACGTTACGGGGAAAATCCGAACCGGCTCCAGCACTACTACCAGTACCAGGTCATCGTCCAGCCCGCTCCGGAAGACATCCAGGAGCTTTACATCGACAGCCTCAAAGCCCTGGGCATCGATCCGGCCGAACACGACATCCGTTTCGTCGAGGACGACTGGGAATCGCCCACCATCGGCGCCTGGGGGCTGGGGTGGGAGGTCTGGCTCGACGGCATGGAAGTGACTCAGTTCACGTATTTCCAGCAGGTCGGCGGCATCGATATGGATCTTGTCCCGGCCGAACTGACCTATGGCCTGGAGCGCATCGCCATGTTCGTCCAGAAAGTGGACAGCGTCTATGACCTCACCTGGGTCGGCAAGGTCCGCTACGGCGATATCCATCATCGCAGCGAAGTGGAGCAGTCGACGTACAATTTCGACCTCTCCGATGCCGCCATGCTTTTTCGGCTCTTCGACCTCTACGAGGGCGAGGCCAAAGCCGTCGCCGCCACGGGCAATGTCCTTCCCGCCTATGACTACGTCCTCAAGTGCTCTCACACCTTCAACCTTCTCGACGCCCGCAATGCCATCAGCGTCACCGAGCGCACCGGCTATATTTCCCGCGTCCGCGCCCTTGCCGCCCTCTGTGCCGAAGGCTATGTCCGGCAGAGAGAGGCCTTGGGCTATCCGCTCATGGACAAGTTCCGTCGCTAG
- the recO gene encoding DNA repair protein RecO: MNGADYLRQGHFRASGVVLRRCDTAEGERLLYLGLKGHGPLWVVAPGAARGRGRFGGATEPLVWSVFTLYKASRNLYLKEAEVKSDLWGLRRRPEPLARALRWGKLIGDIFLPGHPDDALLGLFFWSLWELERGADGEVAEWRFLWRWLRDRGGAPDLERCGRCGRALDEAHWQGESLLCGDCGGGGTALPSLLLRALRAAVMLSRDSFVPWSQAVGHPVEWTPLNERLLSLLRESV; this comes from the coding sequence ATGAACGGCGCCGACTACCTGCGCCAGGGGCACTTCCGGGCCTCGGGCGTCGTCCTCAGACGATGCGATACGGCCGAGGGGGAACGCCTGCTCTACCTGGGACTCAAGGGGCACGGTCCCCTCTGGGTCGTGGCTCCCGGTGCGGCCAGGGGGCGAGGGCGTTTCGGAGGGGCCACGGAGCCTCTCGTCTGGTCCGTCTTCACCCTTTACAAGGCCTCGCGCAACCTCTATCTCAAAGAGGCGGAGGTCAAAAGCGACCTCTGGGGGCTGCGCCGTCGGCCCGAGCCGTTGGCCCGGGCCCTTCGATGGGGGAAGTTGATCGGAGATATCTTCCTTCCCGGTCATCCCGATGACGCCCTGCTCGGGCTTTTTTTCTGGTCCCTTTGGGAGCTCGAACGGGGGGCCGACGGGGAGGTCGCCGAATGGCGTTTTCTCTGGCGCTGGCTTCGCGACAGAGGCGGAGCGCCCGATCTGGAGCGTTGCGGCCGTTGCGGCAGGGCGCTCGACGAGGCCCATTGGCAGGGGGAATCCCTTCTCTGCGGCGATTGCGGCGGCGGGGGGACCGCGCTCCCGTCCCTTCTCTTGCGGGCCTTGAGGGCTGCTGTTATGCTTTCCCGTGATTCCTTCGTCCCATGGTCGCAGGCGGTGGGCCATCCCGTCGAATGGACGCCTCTCAACGAAAGGCTTCTGTCCCTTCTGCGGGAAAGCGTGTGA
- the era gene encoding GTPase Era: MKPDAVFRCGLVAVVGRPNVGKSTLINALLGQKVTIVSEKPQTTRNRIRCIYSDEKAQIVFIDTPGIHLPHHKLGEFMVETARRALEEVDLICYVVDASDRHIGPEDERILAFLKETVRPVFLVVNKVDHLKKGQTFWQAVELYQDRVASAEILPLSARVGTNLDLLLDKIVERLPAGPPLYPDERIMDHPELFLAAEIIREKILLLTREEVPHSVAVEIEAFQTPDEYPERDVAYIRAAVHVERPGQKGIIIGRGGAMLREIGTLARAGLEEMLQEKVFLELFVKVRQDWRKSDRDLKRFGYRQ, from the coding sequence TTGAAGCCTGATGCGGTCTTCCGCTGCGGCCTCGTCGCCGTCGTCGGCCGTCCCAACGTGGGAAAATCGACGCTCATCAACGCCCTCCTGGGGCAGAAGGTCACCATCGTCTCCGAAAAGCCTCAGACGACGAGGAACCGCATCCGCTGCATCTACAGCGACGAGAAGGCCCAGATCGTCTTCATCGACACGCCGGGCATCCATCTGCCCCACCATAAGCTGGGCGAGTTCATGGTCGAGACGGCTCGACGGGCCCTCGAAGAGGTGGACCTCATCTGTTACGTCGTCGATGCGTCGGACCGCCACATCGGTCCCGAGGACGAGCGCATCCTGGCCTTTCTGAAGGAGACGGTTCGTCCCGTTTTCCTCGTCGTCAACAAGGTCGATCACCTGAAAAAGGGGCAAACCTTTTGGCAGGCCGTCGAGCTCTATCAGGACAGGGTCGCCTCCGCAGAGATCCTTCCTCTCTCGGCTCGGGTCGGGACCAATCTGGACCTTCTTCTGGACAAGATCGTCGAAAGGCTTCCCGCGGGACCGCCCCTTTATCCCGACGAGCGCATCATGGATCATCCCGAACTCTTTCTCGCGGCGGAAATCATCAGGGAAAAGATCCTGCTGCTCACCCGAGAGGAAGTGCCTCACAGCGTCGCCGTCGAGATCGAGGCCTTCCAGACGCCCGACGAGTATCCCGAAAGGGACGTGGCCTACATCAGGGCCGCCGTTCATGTCGAAAGGCCGGGGCAGAAGGGCATCATCATCGGCAGGGGAGGGGCCATGCTGCGCGAGATCGGCACGCTCGCCCGAGCCGGGTTGGAGGAAATGCTCCAGGAAAAGGTCTTCCTCGAGCTCTTCGTCAAAGTTCGCCAGGATTGGCGAAAATCGGACAGGGATCTCAAGCGCTTCGGCTATAGGCAATGA
- a CDS encoding cytidine deaminase: MNWPHSVTPEALLKKAREAQQAAYVPYSRFPVGAALLTAEGTVILGCNVENASYGLSICAERNALTTAVALGERHFVAIAVVGRHGEPCLPCGACRQFMAEFNAAFFVVLEEGTESLLYRLDLDLLPHPFVLEGAFPLEA; this comes from the coding sequence GTGAACTGGCCCCATTCCGTAACGCCCGAAGCGCTTTTGAAAAAGGCACGGGAGGCCCAGCAGGCCGCCTACGTCCCCTACTCCCGCTTCCCCGTCGGCGCGGCCCTCCTCACCGCCGAGGGGACGGTCATCCTGGGCTGCAACGTCGAAAATGCCAGTTACGGTCTCTCTATCTGCGCCGAAAGGAACGCTCTGACGACGGCCGTCGCCCTCGGCGAGAGACATTTCGTCGCCATCGCCGTCGTGGGGCGCCACGGGGAGCCCTGCCTTCCCTGCGGGGCCTGCCGTCAGTTCATGGCCGAGTTCAACGCCGCCTTCTTCGTCGTCCTGGAGGAGGGGACGGAATCTCTCCTCTACCGTCTCGATCTGGACCTCTTGCCTCATCCCTTTGTCCTTGAAGGAGCATTCCCTCTTGAAGCCTGA
- a CDS encoding hemolysin family protein produces MESDTLQSLLLLLLLLLLSALFSSTETSITAVGRGKLMALQERHPGRRRFLAWLADQPQRALTVTLVANNLVNIAASAMATSLALRLYGQQGPLLAVVVMTVLIVIFGEILPKSIAIVRNETILVAVLPMLRFLSVLFSPLLWLTVAIVRGLGKLLGIDLVPQHAFVTREEIEQMVNIGGASGALEEEERKMIHGVISFEETRAYEVMVPRTDMVALARETTLAEAVEVILEHGHSRVPIIGESLDQIVGILYVKDLLRSLVSGDPGTSVEGICREALFVPETMRIAGLFSLMRGNKVHMAIVVDEYGGTAGILTLEDLLEEIVGEIQDEYDEETPSIIADGDGSYLVQGGVNLEDLSDRLGYSFTSDDVESVAGFIISLAGRFPDVGQRLSFGDWDFEVLEVEDHRVKLLRLLRRENKGSDED; encoded by the coding sequence ATGGAAAGCGATACCTTACAATCGCTCCTCCTCCTCCTCCTCCTTCTCCTCCTCTCGGCCCTTTTCAGCAGCACCGAGACGTCCATCACGGCCGTGGGGCGCGGCAAATTGATGGCCCTTCAGGAGCGCCATCCCGGCAGGCGCCGCTTCCTGGCCTGGCTCGCCGATCAGCCCCAGAGGGCTCTCACGGTGACTCTCGTGGCCAACAATCTCGTCAATATCGCCGCCAGCGCCATGGCCACTTCGCTGGCCCTGCGGCTTTACGGGCAGCAGGGTCCCCTTCTGGCCGTCGTCGTCATGACCGTTCTCATCGTCATCTTCGGCGAAATCCTGCCCAAGAGCATCGCCATCGTCCGCAACGAAACGATCCTCGTCGCCGTTCTTCCCATGCTGCGCTTCCTGAGCGTCCTCTTCTCTCCCCTCCTCTGGCTCACGGTGGCCATCGTCCGGGGATTGGGGAAGCTTCTCGGCATCGACCTCGTCCCTCAGCACGCCTTCGTCACCCGCGAGGAGATCGAGCAGATGGTCAATATCGGCGGGGCCTCGGGCGCTCTCGAAGAGGAAGAACGCAAGATGATCCACGGCGTCATCTCCTTCGAGGAGACTCGGGCCTACGAGGTCATGGTTCCCCGGACCGACATGGTTGCCCTCGCCCGCGAGACGACTCTGGCCGAGGCCGTCGAAGTGATTCTCGAACATGGCCATTCCCGCGTCCCCATCATCGGAGAGAGTCTCGACCAGATCGTCGGCATTCTCTACGTCAAAGACCTGCTTCGCAGCCTCGTCTCGGGCGATCCGGGAACGTCCGTCGAGGGGATCTGTCGCGAGGCGCTCTTCGTTCCCGAGACGATGCGCATTGCCGGCCTTTTCAGCCTCATGAGAGGCAACAAAGTTCATATGGCCATCGTCGTCGATGAATATGGAGGGACGGCCGGTATCCTGACCCTCGAGGACCTCTTGGAGGAAATCGTCGGCGAGATCCAGGACGAGTACGACGAGGAGACGCCTTCCATCATCGCCGACGGCGATGGCAGCTATCTCGTGCAGGGAGGCGTCAACCTCGAAGATCTCAGCGATCGTCTCGGTTATTCCTTCACCTCCGACGACGTCGAGAGCGTGGCCGGCTTCATCATCTCCCTGGCCGGGCGCTTTCCCGACGTCGGGCAGAGACTCTCCTTCGGCGATTGGGATTTCGAAGTGCTCGAGGTCGAAGACCACCGCGTCAAGCTCCTTCGCCTTCTTCGCCGAGAAAATAAGGGTTCCGATGAGGACTGA
- the ybeY gene encoding rRNA maturation RNase YbeY: MNVELQLEEGDSANPRSPLPEAMEKALKEILPAMIVEVRPELDVKESVEVSLLFVDPAAMADLNGRYRQIGEATDVLSFPQWEDEKGRFLPPDWPLLPLGDVVVCCDVVRREARARNVPFLSEVLLVIFHGVLHLLGLDHGTAEEEALMWEIQERYRDRALALVERGA, encoded by the coding sequence GTGAACGTGGAACTGCAATTGGAAGAGGGAGATTCGGCCAACCCCCGAAGTCCGCTGCCCGAGGCTATGGAAAAGGCCCTGAAGGAGATCTTGCCGGCGATGATCGTCGAAGTTCGCCCCGAGCTGGACGTGAAGGAGTCGGTCGAGGTCTCTTTGCTTTTTGTCGATCCTGCGGCGATGGCCGACCTCAACGGCCGTTACCGACAGATCGGAGAGGCCACCGATGTCCTCTCCTTCCCCCAGTGGGAGGACGAAAAGGGGCGGTTTCTCCCTCCGGACTGGCCCCTTCTTCCCCTGGGCGACGTCGTGGTCTGTTGCGATGTGGTGCGGAGGGAGGCCCGGGCACGGAACGTGCCCTTCCTCTCCGAGGTCCTCCTCGTCATCTTCCATGGTGTCCTGCATCTTCTAGGCCTCGACCACGGCACGGCCGAAGAGGAGGCCCTCATGTGGGAAATCCAGGAGCGCTATCGAGACAGGGCTCTGGCCCTGGTCGAGCGGGGAGCCTGA